One window of Deltaproteobacteria bacterium genomic DNA carries:
- a CDS encoding YbaB/EbfC family nucleoid-associated protein translates to MKNIGNLMKQAQKLQSKMMAIQEELGERTVSAQVGGGMVEVVVNGRQELVSVRIDPEVVNPDDVEMLQDLVLAAVNDALNRSREMVSEEMSKLTGGLKIPGLM, encoded by the coding sequence TTGAAGAATATCGGCAATCTGATGAAACAGGCCCAGAAGCTGCAAAGCAAGATGATGGCCATCCAGGAAGAATTGGGCGAACGGACTGTATCCGCCCAGGTTGGCGGAGGCATGGTAGAAGTGGTTGTCAACGGCCGCCAGGAATTGGTCTCGGTGCGTATCGATCCGGAAGTGGTCAATCCTGACGATGTGGAAATGCTTCAGGATCTGGTGCTGGCCGCGGTAAATGATGCTCTTAATCGCTCCCGGGAAATGGTGAGCGAAGAGATGTCGAAACTAACCGGTGGACTAAAAATTCCTGGTCTGATGTGA
- the recR gene encoding recombination protein RecR, whose protein sequence is MPKGIYPAPLQKVITCLSKWPGIGEKTATRLALYLLRASAAEVVELTQALTELKDKIRLCSRCFAFADQELCPICADASRHQGQLCVVADPGDLLALERAGFFLGVYHVLGGLISPLEGVGPEDLRVAELLARLEPEGLQEVVLALNPSLEGESTTAYLSEQLRKRGVKVTRIAYGIPMGGDMKYCDQQTLKEALRHRVEA, encoded by the coding sequence ATGCCCAAAGGAATCTATCCGGCTCCCCTCCAGAAGGTAATCACCTGTTTAAGCAAATGGCCGGGGATCGGCGAAAAGACTGCAACTCGCCTGGCCCTTTACTTGTTGCGGGCCTCCGCGGCCGAGGTCGTCGAATTAACCCAGGCTCTCACTGAGTTAAAGGATAAGATCCGGCTCTGCTCCCGCTGTTTTGCCTTTGCCGATCAGGAACTTTGTCCTATCTGTGCCGACGCCAGCCGCCACCAGGGTCAGTTATGTGTGGTTGCCGACCCCGGCGATCTGTTGGCCTTGGAACGGGCCGGGTTCTTTCTGGGAGTTTATCATGTCTTAGGAGGACTGATTTCTCCCCTGGAAGGGGTCGGACCCGAGGATTTACGGGTAGCGGAACTACTGGCCCGTCTGGAGCCGGAAGGCCTCCAGGAGGTGGTGCTGGCCCTGAACCCCAGCCTGGAGGGCGAGAGTACTACCGCTTATTTGTCCGAGCAGCTTCGCAAACGAGGGGTGAAGGTAACCCGCATCGCCTATGGTATCCCGATGGGAGGCGATATGAAATACTGCGATCAGCAGACCCTCAAAGAGGCCTTGCGGCATCGGGTGGAAGCTTGA
- the rodA gene encoding rod shape-determining protein RodA, which translates to MIDRRLIHNFDWFLLGLVLVIVSLGILNLYSAGLSQAARQDTPLYIKQLYWLGFGFGLMLMTLLFDYRNLEKVAYPLFWLTVVLLVLVLVFGKVVSGSQRWLPLGPLSFQPSELTKLAIILALARHFSPREQLDPLNLRELLVPFILALIPFALVVKQPDLGTAFLIALIAATMVLFVGVRWQILMALGASLLLLSPLLWHFLKDYQKQRILTFLNPDDDPLGAGYHIIQSKIAVGSGLLWGKGFLQGTQSKLNFLPEQHTDFVFSVFAEEWGFAGSFFLLLLYILLILWGLQISRACKERFGNLLALGLIAMIFWQIFINISMVTGMLPVVGITLPLFSYGGSSLISTLISIGLLLNIRMRLLPSG; encoded by the coding sequence CTGATCGATCGGCGCTTAATCCATAATTTTGATTGGTTTCTGCTAGGATTGGTACTGGTCATTGTGAGCCTAGGGATTCTAAATCTTTACAGTGCCGGTCTCAGTCAGGCCGCCAGGCAGGACACCCCGCTTTATATCAAGCAACTTTACTGGCTGGGGTTCGGCTTCGGCCTGATGTTGATGACCTTGTTGTTTGACTACCGTAATCTGGAGAAAGTTGCCTATCCGCTATTCTGGCTCACGGTGGTCTTGTTGGTGCTGGTCCTGGTATTCGGGAAGGTGGTATCCGGCTCCCAGCGTTGGCTACCTCTGGGGCCGCTGTCCTTTCAGCCTTCGGAATTGACTAAATTGGCCATCATCCTGGCTCTGGCCCGCCACTTTTCGCCGCGCGAGCAGCTAGACCCCTTAAACCTGCGGGAACTGCTGGTGCCTTTTATTCTGGCCTTGATCCCCTTTGCTCTGGTCGTCAAGCAACCGGATCTGGGCACGGCCTTTTTAATCGCTCTAATCGCTGCGACGATGGTTCTCTTCGTCGGAGTCCGCTGGCAGATATTAATGGCTTTGGGGGCGTCTTTATTGCTGTTGTCGCCGCTGCTGTGGCATTTTCTCAAGGATTATCAGAAACAACGCATCCTTACATTTCTAAATCCCGACGACGATCCCTTGGGCGCCGGCTATCACATAATCCAGTCCAAAATTGCCGTGGGCTCTGGTCTCCTCTGGGGCAAGGGTTTCCTGCAGGGTACCCAAAGCAAGCTCAATTTTTTGCCGGAACAGCATACTGACTTTGTATTTTCCGTCTTTGCGGAAGAATGGGGCTTTGCCGGCTCCTTTTTTTTGCTCTTGCTTTATATTTTACTGATCCTCTGGGGACTTCAGATTTCTCGGGCCTGTAAGGAGCGCTTCGGCAATCTGTTGGCCCTGGGCCTGATCGCCATGATTTTTTGGCAAATATTCATTAATATCTCTATGGTGACCGGGATGTTGCCGGTAGTCGGCATCACCCTGCCCCTGTTCAGCTATGGCGGGTCCTCCCTGATCTCTACTCTGATCAGTATTGGTTTACTGCTCAATATCCGCATGCGCCTTCTGCCTTCCGGGTGA
- a CDS encoding ATP synthase F0 subunit B, which produces MSTGTGKGIGTGFGVALTLAGMVLMVGVAWAAEAGHGGGEHDAARIKDLIWRTVNFVVFAGILIKLATKPIKEFFAGRKQQIAQNLEELESQKAAAEKALAEAQARLATVAEEREKIIKIFIAEGEAEKARIIERAEQAAARIKEMAALTIEAETKKAAADLKRELVETAAQLSEGLIKEHITADDQQRLVDEYLTKVVEAH; this is translated from the coding sequence ATGAGCACAGGCACCGGAAAAGGCATTGGTACGGGGTTTGGGGTGGCATTGACCTTAGCTGGCATGGTCCTGATGGTCGGCGTGGCTTGGGCTGCTGAGGCCGGTCATGGCGGCGGTGAACATGACGCGGCCAGAATTAAAGACCTGATCTGGCGAACCGTAAACTTTGTGGTGTTTGCCGGAATTCTAATTAAACTGGCAACCAAACCCATAAAGGAGTTCTTTGCTGGCCGCAAACAGCAGATCGCTCAGAACCTGGAGGAGTTGGAGAGCCAGAAGGCTGCAGCTGAAAAGGCTCTGGCCGAGGCCCAGGCCCGACTGGCCACCGTAGCTGAAGAGCGGGAAAAGATCATTAAAATTTTTATCGCTGAAGGCGAAGCCGAAAAGGCTAGGATCATCGAGCGGGCCGAGCAGGCCGCGGCTCGGATCAAAGAAATGGCGGCCTTGACCATTGAGGCCGAAACGAAAAAGGCTGCCGCTGATTTAAAACGAGAGCTGGTGGAAACGGCCGCCCAGCTTTCCGAAGGTCTGATCAAAGAACACATTACGGCCGACGACCAACAGCGGTTGGTTGATGAATACTTGACAAAGGTGGTGGAAGCCCATTGA
- a CDS encoding F0F1 ATP synthase subunit delta gives MINLTIARRYAKALLTIGKEDGRYKDYGEELSAFAHLLEREPDLKNAIINPIYSQDDRKSVLLRIVELINLSPIVSNFVKLLFDKRRIDAVLGISQVYQQLVDQLENVSRTQVKTAFPLDETTLTRIRETLEKITGNTVVMEVEEDPTIIGGVLARAGDLILDGSVRTQLQSLTESLKRSEVF, from the coding sequence TTGATTAATCTGACCATTGCCCGACGTTATGCCAAGGCTTTACTGACCATTGGCAAGGAGGATGGCCGGTATAAGGATTATGGGGAGGAACTCAGCGCTTTTGCCCATCTGCTGGAACGGGAACCAGACCTCAAAAACGCCATCATTAATCCCATTTACAGCCAAGATGATCGCAAAAGTGTTTTGCTCCGCATTGTTGAGCTAATCAATTTATCCCCGATAGTGTCAAACTTTGTTAAACTGCTGTTCGACAAACGACGTATTGATGCCGTGCTGGGAATCTCTCAAGTTTACCAACAGCTAGTCGATCAGTTGGAGAACGTCAGCCGTACCCAAGTAAAGACCGCGTTTCCTCTGGACGAGACTACCTTGACCCGCATCCGTGAAACCCTGGAAAAGATTACCGGTAATACGGTAGTAATGGAGGTGGAAGAGGACCCGACGATCATCGGGGGGGTCTTGGCCCGGGCCGGAGACCTGATCTTGGACGGCAGTGTACGGACCCAACTTCAAAGTTTAACCGAATCTTTGAAAAGGAGTGAGGTTTTTTAA
- a CDS encoding F0F1 ATP synthase subunit alpha gives MEIRAEEISQIIRTQIKEYETKVEVAETGTVLSVGDGIARVHGVEKCMAMELLEFPGGIYGIALNLEEDNVGCAILGEDIHIKEGDIVKRTGRIAEVPVGDAVIGRVLDPVGNPIDGKGPIEAKEFRRIELKAPGVIDRQPVNEPMYTGYKAIDAMTPIGRGQRELIIGDRQIGKTALCVDSIINQKESGVICIYVAIGQKKSTVAQVVDALERHGAMKHTIVISATASEPAPLQYIAAYSGCTMGEYYRDTNRHALIIYDDLSKQAAAYRQISLLLRRPPGREAYPGDIFYNHSRLLERAAKLNDSLGGGSLTALPIIETQAGDVSAYIPTNVISITDGQVYLEPGLFFAGVRPAINVGLSVSRVGGAAQVKAMKQVAGSLRLDLAQYRELAAFAQFGSELDKSTQFQLNRGIRLVEILKQPQYQPLPMEKEITIIYAGTRGYLDEWPVEILGDYERQLYDFIEGKYPEIFTEIKEKKEIGPDLDEKMKAALGEFKTVFQASQAA, from the coding sequence ATGGAAATCAGAGCTGAAGAAATCAGTCAGATCATCCGGACCCAGATCAAGGAGTACGAGACCAAGGTTGAGGTAGCCGAGACGGGGACGGTGCTCTCAGTCGGTGATGGGATCGCCCGGGTTCATGGGGTAGAAAAATGCATGGCCATGGAATTGTTGGAATTTCCTGGCGGTATCTACGGTATTGCCCTGAACCTGGAAGAAGATAATGTCGGCTGCGCCATCCTGGGTGAAGATATCCACATCAAGGAAGGCGATATTGTCAAACGGACCGGACGTATCGCTGAAGTACCAGTGGGTGATGCGGTTATTGGCCGCGTGCTGGACCCGGTTGGTAACCCGATAGACGGCAAGGGGCCCATCGAAGCCAAGGAGTTTCGCCGCATTGAATTAAAGGCCCCAGGGGTTATTGACCGCCAGCCGGTGAATGAGCCGATGTACACTGGCTATAAGGCCATTGATGCCATGACCCCGATTGGCCGGGGGCAGCGGGAACTGATTATCGGCGACCGCCAGATCGGCAAAACCGCGCTTTGTGTGGATTCAATCATTAACCAGAAAGAATCCGGCGTTATTTGCATTTATGTCGCCATTGGCCAGAAAAAATCTACCGTGGCCCAGGTGGTGGACGCCTTGGAACGACACGGAGCCATGAAACATACCATCGTGATCTCGGCGACCGCCAGTGAGCCGGCCCCCCTGCAGTATATTGCCGCTTATTCCGGCTGTACCATGGGCGAATATTACCGCGACACCAACCGTCACGCCCTGATCATTTATGATGACCTGTCCAAACAGGCTGCGGCTTATCGGCAGATTTCCCTGCTCCTGCGGCGTCCACCGGGACGGGAAGCCTATCCGGGCGACATTTTTTATAATCACTCCCGGCTCCTGGAGCGAGCGGCCAAATTAAATGACTCGCTGGGAGGAGGCTCCTTAACGGCCTTACCTATCATTGAGACCCAAGCCGGGGACGTATCGGCCTATATTCCCACCAACGTGATCTCCATTACTGACGGCCAGGTCTATCTGGAACCAGGATTGTTCTTTGCCGGGGTGCGGCCGGCGATCAACGTCGGGCTGTCGGTCTCCCGGGTCGGTGGCGCCGCCCAGGTCAAGGCCATGAAGCAGGTGGCAGGCTCACTACGTCTTGATCTGGCTCAGTATCGGGAATTGGCCGCTTTTGCGCAGTTCGGTTCGGAATTGGACAAATCGACCCAGTTCCAGTTGAACCGAGGCATCCGGCTGGTAGAAATTCTCAAGCAGCCCCAGTATCAGCCTTTGCCCATGGAAAAAGAGATCACCATCATCTATGCCGGAACCCGGGGATACTTAGACGAGTGGCCGGTTGAAATACTCGGCGACTACGAACGGCAACTCTACGATTTTATTGAAGGCAAGTATCCAGAGATCTTCACCGAAATCAAGGAAAAGAAAGAGATCGGCCCTGATCTGGATGAGAAGATGAAAGCTGCCCTGGGAGAATTCAAAACCGTATTCCAAGCCAGCCAGGCCGCCTGA
- the atpG gene encoding ATP synthase F1 subunit gamma gives MATLRDIKRKIGAVQKTQQITKAMNMVAAAKLRGAQARMEQFRPYAAAFSQMLSSIAGRVEPEAHPFFVRTPLVEKIELVLLTADRGLCGSFNMNLITAAEKFVKAKEADGIEVSLTCVGRKGRDFFRRRKANIRMGYVDVWNKFDFNDAIAVAREVVTPFNNGEVQEVYLIYSEFVNMAIQRPTLVQLLPISPEVTEEEGPAQEYLCEPPEAQFLDYLLPRYINVRVYHGFLENSTSEHAARMTAMDNASSNCKDMIQQLTLVMNKARQAAITKELMDIIGGAEALKG, from the coding sequence ATGGCAACGTTACGCGATATCAAACGAAAAATCGGGGCGGTTCAAAAAACCCAGCAGATCACCAAGGCAATGAATATGGTGGCGGCAGCCAAACTGCGCGGGGCCCAGGCCCGGATGGAACAATTTCGTCCTTATGCCGCGGCATTTTCTCAGATGTTAAGCAGCATCGCCGGACGGGTGGAACCGGAAGCGCATCCGTTTTTTGTCCGGACCCCCTTGGTGGAAAAGATTGAGCTGGTATTGTTGACCGCCGATCGAGGACTATGCGGCAGTTTTAATATGAATCTGATTACTGCGGCCGAAAAGTTCGTTAAGGCCAAAGAGGCTGACGGCATTGAGGTTTCGCTTACCTGTGTCGGTCGAAAAGGGCGAGACTTTTTCCGGCGTCGCAAGGCCAACATCCGAATGGGTTATGTTGATGTCTGGAATAAATTTGACTTCAATGACGCCATCGCCGTCGCCCGGGAGGTAGTAACTCCCTTTAACAACGGCGAGGTGCAGGAAGTCTATCTGATCTATTCCGAGTTTGTCAACATGGCCATCCAGCGTCCGACGTTGGTGCAGCTGTTACCTATCAGCCCGGAGGTGACAGAGGAGGAGGGTCCGGCTCAGGAATACCTCTGTGAACCCCCGGAGGCCCAATTTCTAGACTATCTCCTGCCCCGTTACATCAATGTGAGGGTCTATCATGGGTTTCTGGAAAATTCCACCAGCGAACATGCTGCCCGGATGACGGCCATGGACAATGCCAGCAGTAACTGCAAAGACATGATTCAGCAACTCACCCTGGTAATGAATAAGGCTCGACAAGCGGCTATTACCAAGGAGTTAATGGATATAATCGGCGGGGCGGAAGCCCTCAAAGGCTAG
- the atpD gene encoding F0F1 ATP synthase subunit beta: MNIGHIARVIGPVVDVEFEEGKLPEILNGLLITNPAIDDSEDNLVVEVAQHLGNNMVRTIAMDTTDGLVRGMPVKDTGKPIAVPVGFEALGRVLNVVGKPVDGMGPVDAKVYYPIHRSAPSFVDQDTSVKVLETGVKVMDLLVPFPRGGKMGMFGGAGVGKTVIMMEMIHNIAMHHGGISVFAGVGERTREGNDLYLEMKQSGVLPKAALIYGQMTEPPGARARVGLTGLTAAEYFRDVEGQDVLLFIDNIFRFTQAGSEVSALLGRMPSAVGYQPTLGTDLGELQERITSTKKGSITSVQCVYVPADDLTDPAPATTFAHLDGTVVLSRQIAELGIYPAVDPLDSTSRILDPAVLGEEHYTVARNVQMTLQKYKDLQDIIAILGIDELSEEDKITVARARKIQRFLSQPFFVAAEFTGTEGKFVSVPDTVRGFKEILEGKHDDIPEQAFYMVGGIEEVVAKAERLAAMG, translated from the coding sequence ATGAATATTGGACATATCGCCCGCGTCATTGGTCCAGTCGTTGACGTGGAATTTGAGGAAGGCAAACTTCCTGAGATTCTGAACGGCTTGCTAATTACTAATCCAGCTATCGATGACAGCGAAGATAATCTGGTGGTTGAGGTTGCTCAACACCTGGGTAATAATATGGTCCGCACTATCGCCATGGATACCACCGATGGTCTGGTGCGGGGGATGCCGGTTAAGGACACCGGCAAGCCCATTGCTGTGCCGGTCGGCTTCGAGGCCTTGGGCCGAGTCCTGAACGTGGTGGGCAAGCCGGTGGATGGGATGGGACCGGTTGATGCCAAAGTATACTACCCCATCCATCGCTCGGCGCCGTCCTTCGTCGATCAGGATACTTCTGTCAAGGTTCTGGAAACCGGGGTCAAGGTGATGGACCTGCTGGTCCCCTTTCCCCGAGGCGGCAAGATGGGCATGTTCGGGGGTGCGGGGGTCGGCAAAACCGTCATCATGATGGAAATGATCCACAATATCGCCATGCACCATGGTGGTATTTCGGTGTTCGCCGGCGTCGGTGAGCGCACCCGGGAAGGCAACGACCTCTATTTGGAAATGAAACAATCCGGGGTCTTACCCAAAGCCGCGCTGATTTACGGTCAGATGACCGAACCTCCCGGTGCCCGTGCCCGGGTGGGATTGACCGGTTTGACCGCGGCCGAGTACTTCCGGGATGTGGAAGGCCAGGATGTGCTCCTGTTTATCGATAACATCTTCCGTTTCACCCAGGCCGGCTCTGAGGTCTCGGCGCTGTTGGGCCGCATGCCTTCGGCGGTGGGTTATCAGCCTACCTTGGGTACTGACTTGGGCGAGTTACAGGAACGGATTACCTCGACCAAGAAAGGCTCGATTACTTCCGTGCAGTGTGTGTATGTGCCCGCCGACGACCTGACTGACCCAGCCCCGGCCACCACCTTCGCGCACCTGGACGGCACCGTGGTGCTTTCCCGGCAGATCGCCGAGCTGGGCATCTATCCGGCGGTGGACCCGCTCGATTCCACCTCTCGGATCTTGGATCCGGCGGTGTTGGGCGAGGAGCACTATACGGTAGCCCGGAACGTCCAGATGACCCTGCAGAAGTATAAGGATTTGCAGGATATTATCGCCATTTTGGGCATTGACGAGCTTTCTGAAGAGGACAAGATCACTGTGGCTCGGGCCCGTAAGATTCAGCGTTTCCTGTCCCAGCCGTTCTTCGTGGCCGCCGAATTTACCGGGACCGAGGGTAAATTCGTGTCGGTGCCCGATACCGTGCGGGGCTTTAAGGAAATCCTGGAAGGAAAACATGATGACATCCCTGAGCAGGCGTTCTATATGGTCGGCGGCATTGAAGAGGTCGTAGCTAAAGCCGAGCGTCTGGCGGCCATGGGCTAA
- a CDS encoding F0F1 ATP synthase subunit epsilon: MAEKSLLLEVVTPDRKVVSEEVDIVVAPGVEGQFGVLVNHIPFLSALEIGEMYYRKGGQVQYLFIGGGFAEVTGQKVTILADSAERGHEIDVERARRARERAERRLAMGRTADIDWARAEAALRRSIMRMKVATR, encoded by the coding sequence ATGGCAGAAAAGAGTTTGTTATTGGAGGTCGTTACTCCCGACCGCAAGGTGGTCTCCGAAGAGGTCGACATTGTCGTCGCTCCCGGTGTGGAAGGCCAGTTCGGCGTGCTGGTGAACCATATCCCCTTCCTTTCCGCCCTGGAGATTGGCGAGATGTATTACCGGAAGGGCGGCCAGGTCCAGTACCTGTTCATAGGTGGCGGCTTTGCCGAAGTGACTGGCCAGAAGGTGACGATCCTGGCCGACTCCGCTGAACGCGGCCATGAAATCGACGTCGAGCGGGCCCGGCGGGCCCGGGAACGGGCCGAACGCCGTCTGGCTATGGGTAGAACTGCCGATATAGATTGGGCCCGGGCGGAAGCGGCCTTGCGCCGCTCTATCATGCGCATGAAGGTCGCTACCCGCTAA
- the glmU gene encoding bifunctional UDP-N-acetylglucosamine diphosphorylase/glucosamine-1-phosphate N-acetyltransferase GlmU, translating into MSELVAIVLAAGKGTRMKSELAKVLHPIMGRPMLAYSLETLNKLGVDKIIAVVGYQAEAVKAAFSSSPVTFVTQEPQLGTGHAVQVACQALGGYQGSVLVVCGDVPLLPSAYLEALYHQHCQTGVVATVLTVELAEPGSYGRIVKDGQGNILKIVEARDAKPEELSIREINTGIYCFHVPFLVTALGNLRPDNDQQELYLTDVIAQAQARNLQVASLRAPEAMSFQGINNRVDLAVVSRQVRQQINERHMLAGVTLIDPETTYIEADVQIGPDTVIYPNCYLLGSTTIGPGCCLEPNVKIADSTLGARVIIKMSTVITGSVIADEVQIGPFAHLRPQSEIRERAKIGNFVEVKKSLIHTGVKAGHLTYLGDAEVGPEVNVGAGTITCNYDGQKKYRTVIEAGAFIGSNTALVAPVTVGAGAYVGAGSTITEDVPPDKLAIARGRQVIKEIKPR; encoded by the coding sequence ATGTCAGAATTGGTTGCGATTGTCCTGGCCGCGGGCAAGGGCACCAGGATGAAATCGGAACTGGCCAAGGTGCTACATCCCATCATGGGCCGCCCTATGTTGGCCTATTCCCTAGAGACCTTGAACAAATTGGGGGTTGATAAAATAATTGCCGTGGTCGGCTATCAGGCCGAGGCGGTGAAAGCCGCGTTCTCCTCTTCTCCGGTCACCTTTGTGACCCAGGAACCGCAATTAGGCACCGGCCATGCGGTCCAGGTGGCTTGCCAGGCCCTGGGCGGTTATCAAGGGTCAGTGCTGGTAGTTTGCGGTGATGTGCCGCTGTTGCCGAGCGCTTACTTGGAAGCTTTATACCATCAGCATTGCCAAACCGGTGTGGTGGCCACCGTACTCACCGTGGAGTTGGCCGAGCCGGGCAGTTATGGCCGCATTGTTAAAGATGGTCAAGGCAATATTCTCAAAATTGTCGAGGCCCGGGATGCCAAGCCAGAGGAATTATCAATTCGGGAAATTAACACCGGCATTTACTGCTTCCATGTGCCTTTTTTGGTTACCGCGCTGGGGAATCTGCGACCAGATAATGACCAGCAGGAACTTTATCTCACCGATGTCATCGCCCAGGCTCAGGCCCGAAATTTGCAGGTTGCCAGTCTTAGGGCACCGGAGGCCATGAGTTTTCAGGGAATCAATAACCGGGTGGATTTGGCGGTGGTCAGTCGCCAGGTGCGGCAGCAGATCAATGAGCGCCATATGCTGGCCGGAGTTACCTTGATCGACCCCGAGACCACTTACATCGAGGCCGACGTTCAGATCGGTCCGGATACAGTAATCTACCCAAATTGTTATCTGCTGGGTAGCACGACCATCGGCCCCGGCTGTTGCCTGGAGCCCAATGTCAAGATCGCTGATAGCACTTTGGGAGCCCGGGTGATCATCAAAATGTCTACGGTGATCACCGGTAGCGTGATTGCCGATGAGGTCCAGATCGGGCCTTTTGCCCATCTGCGGCCCCAGAGTGAGATCCGGGAAAGAGCCAAGATCGGCAATTTTGTGGAAGTGAAAAAATCGCTGATCCATACTGGGGTCAAGGCCGGGCATCTCACCTACCTGGGCGATGCCGAGGTCGGCCCGGAGGTCAATGTCGGGGCCGGAACCATCACCTGTAATTATGATGGCCAGAAGAAATATCGGACCGTTATTGAAGCAGGAGCCTTTATCGGCAGTAATACCGCCCTGGTCGCCCCGGTAACCGTCGGTGCCGGAGCTTATGTGGGCGCTGGGTCCACGATTACCGAGGACGTCCCCCCTGACAAACTGGCCATCGCCCGCGGCCGCCAGGTTATAAAAGAGATCAAACCTAGGTAA